A genomic window from Ischnura elegans chromosome 10, ioIscEleg1.1, whole genome shotgun sequence includes:
- the LOC124167368 gene encoding uncharacterized protein LOC124167368 isoform X2, with amino-acid sequence MTRVVVSAVCSRIPGGEGMITRSSHSTNDNTHLFGNSWWPVRCSSHPIESESCLCIRLKELDSFWNNLELEEHKRVLLSSFKNVKTISDSGGKGLVTYTQGQDGTASPYDYCPVLHFEGLWISLSSAFSKKGCLPHEGKKKSPAALKPKIGGNPKVVVKTKKVRTSGPKVAPSKTSDFVHNIPVEKMLKVYRDENIYSKLHMRRVDKVAIKNAIMSSNYKQTPVPAVVIEPRLEMPQMACAQVVNISFHRGLKSARQESLKYHESKDVYERKKPSSVQLGVKRAHFNHLTLESSKCSHEVAITSGDEVKTSFG; translated from the exons ATGACACGTGTGGTAGTTTCTGCTGTCTGTTCTCGTATTCCGGGAGGAGAAGGAATGATCACACGAAGTTCTCACTCTACCAATGACAACACACACCTATTCGGTAATAGCTGGTGGCCAGTCAG ATGCTCATCTCATCCCATCGAATCTGAATCTTGCCTGTGCATCCGATTGAAAGAACTAGACTCATTCTGGAATAATCTGGAGCTTGAGGAGCATAAAAGGGTGCTTTTGAGTTCTTTTAAGAATGTTAAAACAATATCTGATTCTGGCGGTAAAGGCCTTGTCACCTATACGCAAGGGCAGGATGGCACTGCTTCCCCTTACGATTATTGTCCCGTTCTTCATTTTGAAGGTTTATGGATAAGTTTAAGTAGCGCATTCTCGAAGAAGGGATGCCTTCCacatgaaggtaaaaaaaaatctccaGCAGCGTTGAAGCCGAAAATTGGTGGAAATCCTAAGGTGGTTGTGAAAAC AAAGAAAGTCAGAACCTCCGGACCCAAAGTGGCACCATCTAAAACCTCAGATTTTGTACATAACATTCCAGTAGAAAAAATGCTCAAAGTGTACAGAGACGAGAATATTTATTCTAA GTTGCATATGAGGCGAGTGGATAAGGTagccattaaaaatgcaattatgtCTTCGAACTACAAGCAAACACCTGTCCCAGCAGTGGTGATAGAACCACGACTAGAAATGCCACAAATGGCCTGTGCTCAAGTGGTAAACATT TCTTTCCACAGGGGTTTAAAATCAGCACGCCAAGAGAGTCTAAAATACCACGAGTCCAAAGATGTATATGAGCGTAAAAAACCATCTAGTGTCCAACTAGGAGTGAAAAGAGCTCACTTCAACCACTTGACTTTGGAATCAAGCAAATGTTCTCATGAAGTAGCAATAACATCTGGAGATGAAGTAAAAACAAGTTTTGGATGA
- the LOC124167368 gene encoding uncharacterized protein LOC124167368 isoform X1, which yields MQIGNFFIIFNLIGDFYSQTKKNQTLNAQIDNHRCCGSDVLSLSSALRTVANGDTGGYRRCSSHPIESESCLCIRLKELDSFWNNLELEEHKRVLLSSFKNVKTISDSGGKGLVTYTQGQDGTASPYDYCPVLHFEGLWISLSSAFSKKGCLPHEGKKKSPAALKPKIGGNPKVVVKTKKVRTSGPKVAPSKTSDFVHNIPVEKMLKVYRDENIYSKLHMRRVDKVAIKNAIMSSNYKQTPVPAVVIEPRLEMPQMACAQVVNISFHRGLKSARQESLKYHESKDVYERKKPSSVQLGVKRAHFNHLTLESSKCSHEVAITSGDEVKTSFG from the exons ATGCAaattgggaatttttttattatttttaatctaattgGTGATTTTTATAGCCAGACAAAGAAAAATCAAACACTCAATGCACAAATTGATAATCACAGATGTTGCGGAAGTGACGTTCTGAGTCTGTCGTCTGCGTTGCGAACAGTTGCGAATGGTGACACCGGTGGATACCGTAG ATGCTCATCTCATCCCATCGAATCTGAATCTTGCCTGTGCATCCGATTGAAAGAACTAGACTCATTCTGGAATAATCTGGAGCTTGAGGAGCATAAAAGGGTGCTTTTGAGTTCTTTTAAGAATGTTAAAACAATATCTGATTCTGGCGGTAAAGGCCTTGTCACCTATACGCAAGGGCAGGATGGCACTGCTTCCCCTTACGATTATTGTCCCGTTCTTCATTTTGAAGGTTTATGGATAAGTTTAAGTAGCGCATTCTCGAAGAAGGGATGCCTTCCacatgaaggtaaaaaaaaatctccaGCAGCGTTGAAGCCGAAAATTGGTGGAAATCCTAAGGTGGTTGTGAAAAC AAAGAAAGTCAGAACCTCCGGACCCAAAGTGGCACCATCTAAAACCTCAGATTTTGTACATAACATTCCAGTAGAAAAAATGCTCAAAGTGTACAGAGACGAGAATATTTATTCTAA GTTGCATATGAGGCGAGTGGATAAGGTagccattaaaaatgcaattatgtCTTCGAACTACAAGCAAACACCTGTCCCAGCAGTGGTGATAGAACCACGACTAGAAATGCCACAAATGGCCTGTGCTCAAGTGGTAAACATT TCTTTCCACAGGGGTTTAAAATCAGCACGCCAAGAGAGTCTAAAATACCACGAGTCCAAAGATGTATATGAGCGTAAAAAACCATCTAGTGTCCAACTAGGAGTGAAAAGAGCTCACTTCAACCACTTGACTTTGGAATCAAGCAAATGTTCTCATGAAGTAGCAATAACATCTGGAGATGAAGTAAAAACAAGTTTTGGATGA
- the LOC124167368 gene encoding uncharacterized protein LOC124167368 isoform X3 — translation MKKSKPKKESCASSALNECSSHPIESESCLCIRLKELDSFWNNLELEEHKRVLLSSFKNVKTISDSGGKGLVTYTQGQDGTASPYDYCPVLHFEGLWISLSSAFSKKGCLPHEGKKKSPAALKPKIGGNPKVVVKTKKVRTSGPKVAPSKTSDFVHNIPVEKMLKVYRDENIYSKLHMRRVDKVAIKNAIMSSNYKQTPVPAVVIEPRLEMPQMACAQVVNISFHRGLKSARQESLKYHESKDVYERKKPSSVQLGVKRAHFNHLTLESSKCSHEVAITSGDEVKTSFG, via the exons atgaaaaaatccAAGCCTAAAAAAGAGTCCTGCGCCTCTAGTGCTTTAAATGa ATGCTCATCTCATCCCATCGAATCTGAATCTTGCCTGTGCATCCGATTGAAAGAACTAGACTCATTCTGGAATAATCTGGAGCTTGAGGAGCATAAAAGGGTGCTTTTGAGTTCTTTTAAGAATGTTAAAACAATATCTGATTCTGGCGGTAAAGGCCTTGTCACCTATACGCAAGGGCAGGATGGCACTGCTTCCCCTTACGATTATTGTCCCGTTCTTCATTTTGAAGGTTTATGGATAAGTTTAAGTAGCGCATTCTCGAAGAAGGGATGCCTTCCacatgaaggtaaaaaaaaatctccaGCAGCGTTGAAGCCGAAAATTGGTGGAAATCCTAAGGTGGTTGTGAAAAC AAAGAAAGTCAGAACCTCCGGACCCAAAGTGGCACCATCTAAAACCTCAGATTTTGTACATAACATTCCAGTAGAAAAAATGCTCAAAGTGTACAGAGACGAGAATATTTATTCTAA GTTGCATATGAGGCGAGTGGATAAGGTagccattaaaaatgcaattatgtCTTCGAACTACAAGCAAACACCTGTCCCAGCAGTGGTGATAGAACCACGACTAGAAATGCCACAAATGGCCTGTGCTCAAGTGGTAAACATT TCTTTCCACAGGGGTTTAAAATCAGCACGCCAAGAGAGTCTAAAATACCACGAGTCCAAAGATGTATATGAGCGTAAAAAACCATCTAGTGTCCAACTAGGAGTGAAAAGAGCTCACTTCAACCACTTGACTTTGGAATCAAGCAAATGTTCTCATGAAGTAGCAATAACATCTGGAGATGAAGTAAAAACAAGTTTTGGATGA